The sequence TCAGCGAGCTCACCGTCGTCGTTCTTTTCCGCTCTCGAAAGGTCTCGGTTGGACATGTACTGAAAACCTCCGTTAAATCTGGGTCGTCCGCTGCGTGTCGTCGATCGCCTCTGCCGCCCGCCCGACGTTGACTCGCACCGTCACGATCTGCGTCGCGGGCGCGTCCTCGCCCGGCGCGTAGACGAGCGCGCCGTCCGCGTTCACGAAGTACTGGCCGACTGCGTCTTCGGCCTCGTCGCGGTGCGGGATGCTCGTCCCGCCGATCTCCATGATCGCGTCGTTGCCGCCGTGGTCCCGTAGCGGGTCTACCACGACGGCCGAGCGCGACAGTTCGACCGTCTCGCCGACCGCGTACTCGCTGGCGGGCTGCTCGAGCTCGAACTCGTGTTCGTGCTCGAAGTCCGCGAACAGCGCTTTCGCCCACGCCGTCCGGGACGCATGGTCCTCGCTATGCAGCGAGACCGTGCCGACGGTGTCCGGCGGGATGACCACCGACCCACTGTCGGCGTGGAACTCGTCGAGACGGGCGCCGTCGACGGTGATGAACATCTCCTGTGTGATGGGGAGTACGTCCGTCACCACGTCGGCGATCTCCACCTTGACCCCGCCGTCGTTCTGAAACAGGTCGAACTCGGCCACGTCGAGAACGGGCGTGTTCTCGGCCCGTGCCGCGCCGCCGAGTGCGGCAGCGCCACCGAGCGCGGCGCCCATCCGGAGCACGTCGCGCCGGGAGATGGGTTCGTCGGCGTGCTCCAGATCCTCGCTGTCGAGATGCCGGGCGCTGCCGACGACGCCCGCGCCGAGTGCAAACGGCCAGAGGTTGTCGAAGTCGAACCAGCCGTCGCCCGTCAGCGGGAACGCCAGCCGTTCGAGGCCGATGGTGCCGCCCGGCGCGGGTTCGAGCGCGAGCGGGCCGAGGTAGAGTCGCCGGTCGGTCTGGCGGACCGGGCCGACGACGTCGAGTTGCACGTCCTCGCCCGCGACGCCGATGTCGCGGTCGCCCTCCAGGTGGAAGAGGGTGTTGCGGACGGTCTGGTAGCTACGGGTCATTGTGCGGTAGAACGGGGAAATCGGTCATCGAGTCGATGCGGTCGCGGTCGAAGATCGGGCGGCGGGTCCGGTGGTGGCCTCATAGATCCCTCGCTACGTCCCCGGCACCGCCGAGGTTGAGCGTCTGGTAGACGCCTTTCA is a genomic window of Halostella limicola containing:
- a CDS encoding twin-arginine translocation signal domain-containing protein, whose protein sequence is MTRSYQTVRNTLFHLEGDRDIGVAGEDVQLDVVGPVRQTDRRLYLGPLALEPAPGGTIGLERLAFPLTGDGWFDFDNLWPFALGAGVVGSARHLDSEDLEHADEPISRRDVLRMGAALGGAAALGGAARAENTPVLDVAEFDLFQNDGGVKVEIADVVTDVLPITQEMFITVDGARLDEFHADSGSVVIPPDTVGTVSLHSEDHASRTAWAKALFADFEHEHEFELEQPASEYAVGETVELSRSAVVVDPLRDHGGNDAIMEIGGTSIPHRDEAEDAVGQYFVNADGALVYAPGEDAPATQIVTVRVNVGRAAEAIDDTQRTTQI